One Aquarana catesbeiana isolate 2022-GZ linkage group LG04, ASM4218655v1, whole genome shotgun sequence genomic region harbors:
- the LOC141141120 gene encoding taste receptor type 2 member 40-like: protein MDFILKKIFTAVLLAECFVGIKINAFIVAVYLRKWKELKSLDTCDKILTCLGIFRSFRMLFSLIYYLLIMYLPWLIQLHSFLSPTLVISMFLSLANLWITTVLCVFYCVKITNFSHKLFIFLKPRISKLVPWFLMASLLISLIFSFPAGWCIVYVELQNTTVGAMNNMTTHDVLILNGTSRLINFIVPSLFPFIIFCVAVSLLIKSLWLHSIQMKSSGTSFANSHLEVHFNVVKGMVLFLFCHMVFFVSASFTASESQPRDSPCKVLSSIVMNAPTFFHSTFIIASNSKLKETCLEMWHGLTTCAKK from the coding sequence ATGGATTTCATTCTGAAGAAGATATTTACAGCTGTGCTGTTGGCTGAGTGCTTTGTGGGAATCAAGATAAATGCCTTTATTGTTGCTGTCTACTTAAGGAAATGGAAGGAGCTGAAATCTCTGGACACCTGTGACAAGATCCTCACCTGTCTGGGGATTTTCAGAAGCTTTCGCATGCTCTTCAGTTTAATATATTATTTGCTCATAATGTATTTACCTTGGTTGATTCAATTACATTCTTTTCTCTCACCAACTTTAGTAATAAGTATGTTTTTGAGCCTCGCCAATCTCTGGATCACCactgtcctctgtgtattttactGTGTAAAGATTACAAACTTCAGCCATAAATTATTCATCTTCCTGAAGCCCAGGATCTCCAAACTAGTCCCTTGGTTTTTAATGGCATCTCTTCTGATATCTCTGATTTTCAGTTTTCCAGCTGGTTGGTGCATTGTTTATGTAGAACTACAAAACACAACAGTTGGGGCCATGAACAATATGACCACTCATGATGTTCTGATACTAAATGGAACCTCCCGATTGATAAATTTCATTGTGCCCTCCTTATTCCCATTCATAATTTTCTGTGTTGCAGTCAGTCTATTAATTAAATCTCTTTGGCTGCACAGCATACAGATGAAAAGCAGTGGGACAAGCTTTGCAAACTCACATTTAGAGGTCCACTTCAATGTTGTCAAGGGTATGGTCCTCTTCTTATTCTGTCATATGGTGTTTTTTGTAAGTGCTTCCTTTACTGCATCTGAATCACAGCCTAGAGATAGTCCCTGTAAAGTGTTGAGCAGCATTGTAATGAACGCTCCCACATTTTTCCACTCTACCTTTATCATAGCAAGCAATTCAAAACTAAAAGAGACATGTCTAGAAATGTGGCATGGTCTTACAACATGTGCAAAGAAATAA